One Papaver somniferum cultivar HN1 unplaced genomic scaffold, ASM357369v1 unplaced-scaffold_76, whole genome shotgun sequence genomic window, GACCTTCCAacaagtatggattaaacttgttaagcaccctcaaaatggtgaaacaagtttcatgttggaagctgcaacctttgtgggatctttgccactgttcccgacatcttcgttccacatGCGGTTCGCCTTCACCACTTTTTCTGTTGTTCCACATTTGAGTGATCAAAGCTACATATTCACTAACGAGTGCTGAAATTGTGTGAAAACGATGACACAACCCATCGACATCACGTCTATTAGTGTTACCGGTTTCTTCACCAAATTTTTCTAAAATCTTACCATAAAATTTTTTTTCTTGACAAATACCACTGATTTCATCTAATGTAAATAATACGTAATTTCTGCAAAGtgactcgtcttcatccatcgtatacttggGACCACGACTTCTTGTGTTCctttgttgtgattgttgtgtttcttgtggtgtttgttgttgtgatcgttgttgtgaggatgccatatttgttatATGGAGATAAGAATTTTTCTGAAAGATTGAattgatatgaatagttttgtttgaaaagaaaaagaatagttAGAGACGGTATGGAAATTGTGTAATGTTGATGTAGTGTTGAAGAAAGTGTGAGTTTAAGTCTGTAGACGAAATGAATTTATAGGAAAAGGAAATAAACAATGGTGACGGGATGGAAAGAGCAGTTGGCGCTCTTAGAAAGAACGCGGCGTGTTTACCAAAAACGCTAGCGTTTTAACAGACGCCGCACGTTGGTTATACAAACGCTGGCGTTTTTTCTTCATACGCCAGCGTTCGTAGCAAGATCGCCTGTTGTTACCACATGCGTGCGCTGGGTTGTCCAtctcgatgttcaaatcaacaaatatattgagttgaacatccatttttcatgtttgttcattccatagtgggaacaaaatgaacaaactccaagtttgtttattccataggaactgctcttaacCGGCGGAAAGCGTTGCAAAACGTCATATTTACCTACTCCCAAGAAGCCCAAAAACGTCTAtaataagaacgattttttgggaaccatggtttttttgggggaccatggttttattttaggtaaagacattagaagtaaatctagatcaccccttatctagatatttatattaatacctaaattacccttctgattaattttggatgatgattagttattgttaataatagttagtgtaatgattagtgagatgattaagttaaagataattagtgagattaaaaaatcagatgagtttttttttttaaataagtagaattattgagagagtaaagttagagaagatgaagaaggaaaacatgaaaaacgatggattttaccaaccacaaccggaggaagggtatttgggtacccaggtaggcttcaaacttagataatgttggttgaattgctccaaactttcaaaaaaaatgtaattttttatgtagatttgggccagttcggttaccatatgccaagaacatgtaaccgaacacacctgaaagtgtagttcggttacgttttccaaacacgcaggttaccgaactcgctcgttaatggaggttttggtcgtacagtgtaatgttcggttacctaggataaaatggtaggtaaccgaactttgaacttaacaatttatttgggtacatcttgtgtgtacggttagttcacaaacttcaacgcaaacaagttcccaaccgaactgcaggttaaaagtaacctagtgttagaagttcggttggttcgcaaacttcaacatattttgcgaatcaaccgaactgggcttatatatgcatatatgcaattaggcaaacgttcggttattacgaaatttatttcttggcgaattaggtagagttcggttacgaagtttcaaaggtagagttcggttacaaagaaaacttaacatttttgcgaacgaaccgaacttgtggatttctcattattttcgtaaactaaagttcggtgatatccttattttgcgaaggaaccgaacttatggacttgtgttgttctaatacaaggagttcggttaaaagtatttttttgcgaatcaaccgaactctgagttcagttaagaaaaaattaattcttggtcaccgaacttttctctgaaaaaaaaaccctctattaaacctctctgcaacttccattttcaactcattttaatgattacttctcatttattcaaccaaaaacgaatgacaagtaatgggtttgtgagaatatctttgttaatgttttaaattaagctatatatatatagtggtggtggttgttggtggtggtaatcggaggtggtggtggtaatcggtggttggtggtggtgataatcggaggtggtggtggtggtaatcggcgatggtgggaggaggtggtggttatatatataagtggttattgggttggttttaaattaaattaagttaaggataggttagtcatttcaatggtttaggacaccccttataactatagtgtAGGTGGCCTGataggaccatggtcccccaaaaaaaccatggtccccaaaaaatcgttctataaTAATGGATGTCAAATTAAAAGCCCAAAAAGCTGAGCTTAACTGAACCTATCACCATGCACAGTTTCAATCTTCACCGGCAGATTTGCAATGAACAACAATTATCATTATTTAAGAAATTGAGCTTCTACAACCTTATGATTCCATTTCTGGTAGCAGCAAACATTAACAAATTATACTCATGATTACTTTCATCATGGGTTAACACTACTAACTTCAACAGATCGAAAGAAACATGGGACCTTATCATATACAAGATTTAAAACCCTACAAAATtgataaaactaaaaaaatttattcacataaataacaACTCTTGACCAATTGCATGATACTGTTCAAGACAGGTTCTGTTTTCACCTATCTTTGTTTGAGTAAATGTAATGCACTTCATTGGTCACTCCAGCTTTCACTGTCCTCACCTTCTTCGTCGCTCCCCACAACCTAATATGTTTGAGTTGTGAAAGTTAGTGAAGTCATAGGCTCATAACGCAAAGAGAACATTATGAGAAAATCAAGCGATTAGGAACATTTCAAGATTAGACTCAAACCTGGAGGATGGCACTGGCCTTCTCTAAAATTGCAGTGACTTTGCTGTTGGCTGTTGGATTTGGCATCAAGATTGGCTTTGTCGGTACTGTACGTTTGAGGTTTATGGACTGGAAGTTCAATCAGGAAAAAAAAGAAGGTATAAGACCACATTTATCGATTTCAGAAACTTTTTTATTCAGAATTCAGCAAAACTTTATTCTCAGTGTTGATGATGTAAAAGTAAAAAAATCACCCTTCATTTTgaacagaaaagaaaaactaCTCACCCTGGTTCTAATTTGTTGTAACAGATCTTCCTCTCCATTGTCATCTTCACTAGCTATTGTCTTCTTCGTCTCTTCTATCCCGTTCAACTTTTGAAGATTCTATTTGACAGTTGCATTGAAGAATACAATTAGAACTCAATGATCAAAAAAGGATGATAACTAATATTTAAATTTTGACCCATATTCACCTCGCTCTTTGGTGGACTTGTAGTTGCCTCCTTGTTACATGGGAATGGAGCTGGATTATATTGCTGCAAAGTGGTGGGTTGCAAAGACTGCATATAGTTTAGATCAATAGCAGAATCAACATCTCTTCCGTTACTTTTTCTTTCTTCCTGACTTGGTATAGGAATCACAGAATCAAAATTTGGAAGACCAGATAAAGATTCAGCAATAGAACCCCCTTCTCCTGAAGAGCTAATGGATTCTTCTGATAAGACTCTACGTAAACCATCATACATGTCATGGTCTTCCCCTCTAGGGGTCTCATTGGTTTCCCACTGCTCAGAATTTGAATACGAGCGTTGGCTCCTAACATCATCAGATAAATAATCAGATAATCTACTGAATGTGTCATCATCTGATCCGTAATCATTATCTAGCTGTGAGTTAGAAGGTCCCGGAACCAACTGGAATGACGGTAGCATGACATGTCTGTTGTCATGGAAGCCACTCCCGTCAGGAAATCTTAGTTTCAGTCTGGAGGTCTCAAATCCATCTATAGGTTGAAATGAGAGTGTCATATGCTCTAGAggcggtgaagaagaagatactgAGTTCACAGGAGATCCATGTTCAAACTGTCTATTGGGGCTTGGTAACGGAGAAGCTTGAATTGCTTTTCTGTTTAATTTCTTCGGCTCACTGAATTGTGTTTCCTGTAACTTCATAAGGCCACTTGCCAAAGAGCTTAGTGGTGCAGATGTATAACTTCTTCGGAATATATTTACAGAAATTCTGTCGCTCAGACCTAGAAGGGCACTTGATGACTGCTCATTATTGCCTCTATGGGCACCAGGAGATGGTACATTGACAAGCGTAAGATCATCAGAGCTGATATCATTGAGTTTCTCTGTAGCGTTCGGACTCTTGTTGATAGGTTTTGCTGGTTCCAGTCCTAATAGATCTCCATTTGTCCAAAATAAAGTGGGCTTTCCACCAGAAACTGTTGGAGGAGACTCTTGGACCAAATCCTCCGTTGAGGCAGAGACTTGAGATTCACAAACACTGTTAATAATCTTATCATCTGACGAAGCCTTTGAACTGACAACATTAAAGCCTGGCGATGACGAACCACTTCTAGCTGATCCAGAATTGTTTACTTTTGGAACATCAGGTTTATCGGTGCTGGAACATGACTCAACCTCTGGAGAGATGTCTGGTTCAGGACACATGGAGATTGCAGGAAGTGACTCTTCATGGACCAAATCCTTCGTTGAGGTAGAGACTTGAGATTGACAAACACTGGTAATAATCTTGTCATTCGAAGAAGCCTTTGAACTAGGAACATTAAAACCTGGCGATGACGAATCACTTCTAGCTGATCCAAAATTATTTACTCTCGAGACATCAGGTTTATCAGTGCTGGAACATGACTCAACCTCTGGAGAGATGTCTGGTTCGGGACACATGGAGATTGCAGGAAGTGACTCTTCATGGACCAAATCCTTCGTTGAGGCAGAGACTTGAGATTGACAAACACTGTTAATAATCTTGTCATTTGAAGAAGCCTTTGAACTGGGAACATTAAAGCCTGGCGATGACGAATAACTTCTAGCTGATCCGAAATTATTTACTCTCGAGACATCAGGTTTATCGGTGCTGGAACATGACTCAACCTCTGGAGAGATGTCTGGTTCAGGACACATGGAGATTGCAGGAAGCGACTCTTCATGGACCAAATCCTTCGTTGAGGTAGAGACTTGAGATTCACAAACACTGTTAATAATCTTGTCATTTGAAGAAGCCTTTGAACTGACAACATTAAAGCCTCGCGATGACGAATAACTTCTAGCTGATCCAAAATTATTTACTCTTGACATGTCAGGTTTATCGGTGCTGGAACATGACTCAACCTCTGGAGAGGTGTCTAGTTCAGGACATATGGAGATTGCAGGAAGCGACTCTTCATGGACCAAATCCTTCGTTGAGGCAGAGACTTGAGATTCACAAACACTGTTAATAATCTTGTCATTTGCAGAAGCCTTTGAACTGGGAACATTGAAGCCTGGCGATGACGAATAACTTCTAGCTGATCCAAAATTATTTACTCTTGAGACGTCAGGTTTATCGGTGCTTGAACATGACTCAACCTCCACAGAGATGTCTGGTTTAGGACACATGGAGATTGCAGGAAGTGACTCTTCACAGACCAAACCCTTTGTTGAGGGAGATACTTGAGAATCACAAACACTGTTAATAATCTTATCATCTGACGAAGCCTCTGAGCTGGGAACATTAAAGCCTGGCGAGGCAGATCCAAAATTATTTACTCTAGTATGATCAGGTAAATTGGTACTCAAACATGACTCAGCCTCTACTGAGTTGTCTGGTTCTGGATAGATGCAGACAGTAGGAAGTGACTCCGCATGGACCAAATCCGAGGAGACTGCTTCGGAACTACTTGGGGACGTCTGCTTCTTTGACGACAAGTCAAACACAAAAAGTTGAACATCAGATGAGTTTGAACTTTGCGCATTCATTTCAATGGTTGTGCTTGTTCTGCATTCACGTTCTAGATGTTCTAAGTCGGATGATGTAGGGTTTACTTCCTTCTCTGCTTGGTACTCGGACTCGGGTTCAAATTGTGACACCATAGTACATGCAGTTGCACAGTTTTCCAGCCCAGTTCTGACAGCATCAGACTGGTTTACATGAAGCAGTGATTCAGGCACAGTGGAATCACAATATGAACTATCATCTGGATAAATATTTATAGGACTGGTCAAAATATCCTCCCCATAAGCACTTTCATCACTTATGCTCTCTGGTTTATCTCGATCAGGGTTTGCTCGTTGAAATTCTGAAATTGCTCCCAATTCTTCAAGATTGTTCTCAAACTGCTGACATATAGGCTTCACAATTTCTATTTTTTCATCCCAAGTAATGGAGCATGAAGATGGGACAGTTTTGTCCTGTGATGAACGGTTCGGTAGATCATTCTCCAGAACACCAGTTTGTTTGTTAGGAAGTTTAGAATCAGGAATAACACCACTATGGATCTTTAATCTAGATGTCAACAAGCTAGTGTCCTCTCGTTCTTCACGTCTGACAGAAACATTAACATCAGACACGGAATCTCTGTAGCCTGATCTTGATCTTGAATCAGAAGATGAGGTACTGCCTCCGAGGTCAGATTTTGACATATCAAATGTCGAAATAGTGTCTGCAGTAGAACTTCGCCCATAACTAGGAGAAGCGAATTGCTTTCTGCAAAGACATGTGACTAGAAATTGTTAAATCCATAAAACTGGCATAGACAGAAAATAGAACTGATATGGAAAAGCCACACTAATCAAACTGCTTCACAGCATAGATGCCCAactaaatcaagagagagagagagaatcaaTACCTGTCACTTCTCTTAGAGAGTAATAAAGCCTGGGAGATTTCTCCGTTCATATGCCATGACCCTTTCCTCTGTTCAATTTAGCATTTTACCGAGCTTTAATATGGATGGAAATAATATTGACATACTTAATTTTATGAATTACAAGAAAACTATTAAGATCGTTTTGTTGAAATTTCAGCTTCAAATCATCACAACTTTACTTAAATATGATAATGGACCATACATTATTCTGAAACCAATCACCCTTAGCTAGTTCTAACATATACTACAACACATAAATACAGCACCTCATAAAAATCGAAACAGCATCTTTTTAAAGTATGAAAACATCATATATACCAAATCATATTTGTAGATATAGAAACACCATTATATACACTCCATCAAAAACAGTAGCACAGATTAAAAATATGCTTGAAGAATTGGTTTTAGTCATCAAGACATAGACTTCTACTTCTATTTCCTATTGCCACATTTTCTCtaacctttccatcatgagttaGAGAGACACCTCAATGACCTGACGGCTACATGGGATACCTCATAAGTATTTAACCTTAAGCTATTTTTAATGGATGATTAAACCATTGTAACATCTTAATCCGGTTTTACTAAAACTATCCAAGGATTAGCTTAAACTAATAATTTGTTGCGTAAGCCATTAAAACTTGAATACATTCAACTCAAACATCTATTTTGCATGCTAAATATAATATCCTAAAGCAGTCATTTTCattattcatttttctttattctttttgcCTCAGAAGTCAGAACTTAATTAGTAACTACTGATGCTTTCCATGAGCACATAAGCAATAAATTCGAATCATTCAATTTGCTAATTCACCGCACATACGACACATCTGGAGGGTACATATTAGTTAACAACACCAGCTAACAATTGTGCTGTTAGTTTATGCTTAAAATAAATTCATACCCTTCTTCTGTTAGCTTTCTTGGCTCTTCTAGCTTTCTCGGTGTATTCGGGTTCAGATGGAGACAACGCGTTCTTAAAAAAGGATGGGTCTGAATATCGTTTCAGACAAGCTCCAGGACCAGCAATGTCAAATCTGTTCAGTGAAGTCAAAATTGCAGGGTTATATGAACAGGTAATTTAGGAGCAAGCAAAAAACAACACACAAGTATTGCTTACTTGTCAAGCAACTGTAGGCGGGGTGGATTACGACATTCTTCATAGGATTCCAGAATGAAATGCGGCAAATCACTGTTGATTAAGTGACTATGTGTAGCTTGAATATTAGTATGCCAATCAGTACCTGCAATGGCCCAGCAACAGTCAAAGAGTTGATCTCGAAGGAAATACGAAATGAATTTTTATATAAAGGAGTCTGGTTGTAAGGCCCATGCAACCACCCAAATATATAATTACTGCTTATTGCATAACAGGGTTTTTGGGATAGCGTTAAAGCTtacaattcatatgattttaacaAGGTGTGATCTGGAAGACACTGATCCAATAATATGAAAGCTAAATACTTGCATGCTTCCTGCACTAGACATACATCCAGTGGAAGTGGCATTTGAACAGGAGAATAGATTTTGTAATCGTCACCCCTCCGAAATCATTAAATATGAGGGGATGTCTAACCTCATTGGCTTAGCTCGCTTGTATTTGTAAAGCAGTGCAGTATGGTCTCAAAGAAATCAGTTTTTCAAGTCGTCTCTCATTTAAAAGTAGTCACTGTTTAGTTTCAACAACTAAGTTATTGCACAAACCATATTCCTGTGATGATGGCGCTGACAAATATGGAAAACCCTTTGGAAGCAAGCCCTTCTGATGGAGGATAAGCAAAtaataacaacacatatttcttcACAGTTATTTGGAATCTATTAGCACAAAACAAGCCAGCActgtttcaaaaataaataaatccagaGTTCGAGGTGCTTTCTTTAGGTGCATTGGTGACTggaataaaatgtcatttactaTGATAGCACAAGCAGTTGCAACTTCGATATGGGTTTCATTTCTAGCCTACCACAACATATTTGGGACTGTTGTATGATAGCACAAGCAGTGAAGTAAGAAACTCAAAGTAGCAAGATTCAGGATAACCAATAATTGCAGTAACAGATGAACTAGAAGTAATCTTTGAATCACCAAACAGTGGTTTAGTATAAGGGGCATTCAACGTCCTAACTTCTGCTCAAAAGAAGATTTACATACCAGCAGAATAAGCAAAATGTATGTGGTTCGTTTGGGCCAGAACAGCCTTTTCAACTGGAGGAAGTGCAGCTTCAATGCGCTGAACCCGGTTTATAATCCTCTGGCTTCTAGCAGCTGTGGCTATCACTTGCTCTTGTAAATCATGAAATACCTCTGATGAAAACCTGAAACGTGATCAAGATGTCATCTCCATAACG contains:
- the LOC113344400 gene encoding protein SCAR3-like is translated as MPLVRVEVRNEYGLGSSELYREAVEEEEPKAVLQGVSVAGLVGILRQLGDLAQFSSEVFHDLQEQVIATAARSQRIINRVQRIEAALPPVEKAVLAQTNHIHFAYSAGTDWHTNIQATHSHLINSDLPHFILESYEECRNPPRLQLLDKFDIAGPGACLKRYSDPSFFKNALSPSEPEYTEKARRAKKANRRRRKGSWHMNGEISQALLLSKRSDRKQFASPSYGRSSTADTISTFDMSKSDLGGSTSSSDSRSRSGYRDSVSDVNVSVRREEREDTSLLTSRLKIHSGVIPDSKLPNKQTGVLENDLPNRSSQDKTVPSSCSITWDEKIEIVKPICQQFENNLEELGAISEFQRANPDRDKPESISDESAYGEDILTSPINIYPDDSSYCDSTVPESLLHVNQSDAVRTGLENCATACTMVSQFEPESEYQAEKEVNPTSSDLEHLERECRTSTTIEMNAQSSNSSDVQLFVFDLSSKKQTSPSSSEAVSSDLVHAESLPTVCIYPEPDNSVEAESCLSTNLPDHTRVNNFGSASPGFNVPSSEASSDDKIINSVCDSQVSPSTKGLVCEESLPAISMCPKPDISVEVESCSSTDKPDVSRVNNFGSARSYSSSPGFNVPSSKASANDKIINSVCESQVSASTKDLVHEESLPAISICPELDTSPEVESCSSTDKPDMSRVNNFGSARSYSSSRGFNVVSSKASSNDKIINSVCESQVSTSTKDLVHEESLPAISMCPEPDISPEVESCSSTDKPDVSRVNNFGSARSYSSSPGFNVPSSKASSNDKIINSVCQSQVSASTKDLVHEESLPAISMCPEPDISPEVESCSSTDKPDVSRVNNFGSARSDSSSPGFNVPSSKASSNDKIITSVCQSQVSTSTKDLVHEESLPAISMCPEPDISPEVESCSSTDKPDVPKVNNSGSARSGSSSPGFNVVSSKASSDDKIINSVCESQVSASTEDLVQESPPTVSGGKPTLFWTNGDLLGLEPAKPINKSPNATEKLNDISSDDLTLVNVPSPGAHRGNNEQSSSALLGLSDRISVNIFRRSYTSAPLSSLASGLMKLQETQFSEPKKLNRKAIQASPLPSPNRQFEHGSPVNSVSSSSPPLEHMTLSFQPIDGFETSRLKLRFPDGSGFHDNRHVMLPSFQLVPGPSNSQLDNDYGSDDDTFSRLSDYLSDDVRSQRSYSNSEQWETNETPRGEDHDMYDGLRRVLSEESISSSGEGGSIAESLSGLPNFDSVIPIPSQEERKSNGRDVDSAIDLNYMQSLQPTTLQQYNPAPFPCNKEATTSPPKSENLQKLNGIEETKKTIASEDDNGEEDLLQQIRTRSINLKRTVPTKPILMPNPTANSKVTAILEKASAILQVVGSDEEGEDSESWSDQ